One Enterococcus silesiacus genomic window carries:
- a CDS encoding molybdenum cofactor cytidylyltransferase, which produces MLKVSAIIMASGSSSRMGTNKLALDYQGQTFLEHVLKLSKEMSFFERILVISPENLQNIKMPQDKTLKVIQNVEADMGQSTSVRLGTKAASGEGYLYLTVDQPLLNREVLEHLRSAYSKKTIVFPVDQKDRPYSPIYFGQVFRSELLQVTGKAGGRSVRNNHPEAWRKIQVPDTKRLVDIDTPEEYLCLLDQSLDERRKERRK; this is translated from the coding sequence ATGCTGAAAGTCAGTGCCATTATTATGGCTTCCGGAAGTTCTTCTAGAATGGGTACAAATAAACTTGCCCTTGATTATCAAGGGCAGACATTCTTAGAACATGTATTGAAGCTTTCAAAGGAAATGTCTTTTTTTGAACGAATCTTAGTCATATCACCAGAGAATCTTCAAAATATCAAGATGCCTCAAGATAAAACGCTCAAGGTCATTCAGAATGTTGAAGCAGACATGGGGCAAAGTACAAGCGTCCGGTTAGGAACAAAAGCAGCTTCAGGAGAGGGCTATCTTTATTTGACCGTTGATCAACCGCTTTTAAATCGAGAAGTATTAGAACATCTTCGTTCCGCGTATTCTAAGAAGACGATCGTTTTTCCGGTGGATCAAAAAGACAGACCCTATAGTCCAATTTATTTTGGACAGGTATTTCGCTCAGAATTGTTGCAAGTCACTGGAAAAGCAGGAGGCCGGTCTGTTCGAAATAACCATCCAGAGGCTTGGCGAAAAATTCAAGTACCAGATACCAAACGGTTAGTTGATATCGACACACCAGAAGAATATCTCTGTTTACTTGACCAAAGCTTAGACGAGCGTAGAAAGGAAAGGAGAAAATGA